In Zygosaccharomyces rouxii strain CBS732 chromosome F complete sequence, a single window of DNA contains:
- the NUS1 gene encoding ditrans,polycis-polyprenyl diphosphate synthase (similar to uniprot|Q12063 Saccharomyces cerevisiae YDL193W NUS1): MSSEKIAENARLLGGEDVDVSNNRVPPPEASVLKGPSRLKALQAVAHSVAFDEDQNIKTPKNNAFWNQEMGRIQYFICKILLVGMYLVFGSFRYLQYEYNAMKLRVWNVIYNPSNTPQLIRQDVTKLDKIPHRLAAILEMKSAGSVGGGAKGLMNDGSEVVCWTVSAGIKHLILYDFDGILKKNVLEFREEIRAKLSKYFGPSNVPKFALRIPHKNKVYFSNDDSDKVSLEISLLSNRDGRQTIVDLTKTMAELTKSKELKAEDITMRLMDKELTQLVGPEPDLLLYFGPSLDLQGFPPWHLRLTEFHWEQDNNQVAYSIFIRGLHKYSNCKINVGK; the protein is encoded by the coding sequence ATGAGTTCAGAGAAAATTGCAGAAAACGCACGCCTCCTAGGAGGGGAGGATGTGGATGTATCGAATAATAGAGTACCGCCACCAGAGGCAAGTGTGTTGAAAGGTCCCTCTAGATTAAAGGCCCTCCAAGCAGTTGCCCATTCAGTAGCgtttgatgaagatcaaaATATCAAGACGCCTAAAAATAACGCCTTTTGGAATCAGGAAATGGGTAGAATTCAATATTTTATCTGTAAAATCTTACTGGTGGGGATGTACTTAGTGTTTGGATCATTTCGATACCTACAATATGAGTACAATGCGATGAAGTTAAGGGTTTGGAATGTGATTTACAATCCATCTAACACACCACAGCTGATTAGACAAGATGTTACCAAATTGGACAAAATCCCACATAGACTAGCTGCCATATTAGAGATGAAATCAGCCGGATcagttggtggtggtgccaAAGGGTTGATGAATGACGGTAGCGAAGTTGTATGTTGGACGGTTTCAGCAGGTATCAAACATTTAATACTTTATGATTTTGATGggattttaaagaaaaatgtGCTTGAATTCAGGGAAGAGATTAGAGCGAAACTGAGTAAATATTTTGGACCTTCTAATGTGCCCAAATTTGCCCTAAGGATCCCACACAAGAATAAGGTTTATTTCAGTAATGATGACAGCGACAAGGTTTCGCTagaaatttctttgttaAGCAATAGAGACGGTAGGCAAACTATTGTTGATTTAACAAAGACAATGGCGGAATTGACAAAATCTAAAGAATTAAAGGCAGAAGATATTACAATGAGACTAATGGATAAGGAATTAACCCAACTAGTTGGACCTGAACCGGATTTACTACTCTACTTCGGACCTTCACTAGATTTACAAGGTTTCCCACCATGGCACCTCAGATTAACGGAATTTCACTGGGAGCAAGACAACAACCAAGTGGCATATTCGATATTCATTAGAGGGTTGCATAAGTACTCGAACTGCAAGATAAACGTCGGAAAATGA